In the genome of Cystobacter ferrugineus, one region contains:
- a CDS encoding discoidin domain-containing protein — translation MAHRFLALRLAAGAFVATLGMAAHAACVANPPTQSDSTFPASLTGKLAYHSYVGYGDGTSQLFIYDFAARTLTQVSNSTWGIQDPMNAVFSPDGKWLAFMGIANGAWNVFFWQVGSSELPVNLTNSTGETRNEDPKFSADGKSLLFKQSGDIMQATLSYTSSGPVFTSVVNLTNTAPNVESSMPFASPDGSAVYFVTGAGSGMGLYKQTVATRTKVAFDTPTGLATYYPIVRADGTVFYARWKDATQLDQLYTKVNPGDTPNQLSINDCNSNNSDPWPVNGTNYVFFSSTTAGGYQLYLGDTSTGQRWSLSRFGVNADSTRNKLGSSYHPGTAVAPPQTVLLSQGKPASASSSYNASLGPNNAFDGNTTSTRWNSIEGSAAGTQWLMVDLGSVRTINGVDLYWDAGARVYYLQASNDGVNWTTFYSTTNGVSYSHVVLPNLNGSGRYVRMLGTQRATQWGYSLYEMQVWGY, via the coding sequence ATGGCTCACCGCTTTCTCGCACTGCGCCTTGCCGCGGGCGCCTTTGTTGCCACCCTGGGCATGGCGGCCCACGCGGCCTGCGTGGCCAATCCGCCGACCCAGTCCGACTCCACCTTTCCGGCCAGCCTGACGGGCAAGCTCGCGTATCACAGCTACGTCGGCTACGGCGACGGCACCAGCCAGCTCTTCATCTATGACTTCGCGGCCCGCACGCTCACGCAGGTGTCCAACAGCACCTGGGGCATCCAGGATCCGATGAACGCGGTGTTCAGTCCCGACGGCAAATGGTTGGCCTTCATGGGCATCGCGAATGGCGCGTGGAACGTCTTCTTCTGGCAGGTCGGCTCCAGCGAGCTACCCGTCAACCTGACCAACAGCACTGGCGAGACGCGCAACGAGGACCCCAAGTTCAGCGCCGATGGCAAGTCGCTGCTGTTCAAGCAGAGCGGCGACATCATGCAAGCCACGCTGTCGTACACCAGTTCGGGCCCGGTGTTTACCTCGGTGGTGAACCTCACCAACACGGCACCGAACGTGGAGAGTTCGATGCCGTTCGCCAGCCCTGACGGCAGCGCCGTCTATTTCGTCACCGGTGCGGGCTCCGGCATGGGGCTGTACAAGCAGACCGTCGCCACCCGCACCAAGGTCGCGTTCGACACGCCGACCGGGCTGGCGACCTACTACCCGATCGTGCGCGCCGACGGCACCGTGTTCTATGCGCGCTGGAAGGACGCTACCCAACTCGACCAGCTCTACACCAAGGTCAACCCGGGCGACACGCCCAACCAGCTCAGCATCAACGACTGTAACAGCAACAACTCCGATCCCTGGCCCGTCAACGGCACCAACTACGTGTTCTTCTCGTCCACCACGGCGGGCGGCTACCAGCTCTACCTGGGCGACACCAGCACGGGTCAGCGCTGGAGCCTGTCGCGGTTCGGGGTGAATGCCGACAGCACGCGCAACAAGCTCGGTTCGAGCTACCATCCGGGCACCGCCGTCGCGCCGCCGCAGACGGTGCTGTTGTCGCAGGGCAAGCCGGCCTCGGCCTCGTCGAGCTACAACGCCAGCCTGGGCCCGAACAATGCCTTCGACGGCAACACCACCAGCACGCGCTGGAATTCGATCGAGGGCAGCGCCGCCGGCACGCAGTGGCTGATGGTGGATCTGGGCTCGGTGCGCACCATCAATGGCGTCGACCTGTACTGGGACGCCGGCGCCAGGGTCTACTACCTGCAGGCCTCGAACGACGGCGTGAACTGGACCACGTTCTACTCCACCACCAACGGCGTCTCGTACAGCCATGTGGTGCTGCCCAACCTGAACGGCAGCGGCCGCTATGTGCGCATGCTCGGCACGCAGCGCGCCACGCAGTGGGGCTACTCGCTCTACGAGATGCAGGTGTGGGGATACTGA